The Desulfovibrio piger DNA segment CCCGGCTAGACGCCTTGCCCCTCCTGCATGACCAGGGCCCGCAGGCTCCGGTAATCCACCTTGCCCGACCCCAGCAAAGGCAGGGCCGCCAGCCGCCGCACCCGGCGCAGCATGTACAGGGCGGAAAGACCTTCCTCCCGCAACACGGCATTGGCCTCTTCGCGCTCCAGAGGCAGGGTCGTGAACAGCACCAGCACGGTCTGCCCCTCCTCTTCCAGCGCATCCACGGCCAGGACCGGGCCTTCCTGTCCGGCAGGGGCCATGAAATGACGCCCCAGCACGGCCTCCATCTGCGGCAGGGAGATCATCTCCCCGCCCAGCTTGACGAAACGCTCCCGCCGTCCCGCAAAGGTCATATGCCCGTCGCTGTCCGCCCGCACCAGATCGCCGGTGCAGTACCAGTCCTCGCCGTCCAGATGCAGGAAAGGCGAGGCCGGGCCGCCGTCGCTGCCCTGCCCCAGATAGCCGCCGAACACATTGGGGCCCCGCACCAGCAGCAGGCCTGTCTCTCCGGCCGCCAGCCGCTGCCGGGGCTCCTGCACGGATACGATGGCCGTCCGCACCGAAGGCAAAGGCTGACCGATGGTACCCGTGCGGGCATCCGTGGGCAGGTTGAGGCTGATGACCGGCGAACACTCCGTGACGCCGTAGCCCTCGCACAGCAGCCCGCCGCCGCTCAGGCGGGCAAAATCATCATAAAGGCGCTGCGGACAGGCTTCCGCCCCCACGAAGGCCACGCGCAACGATGCCAGATCCCCGGGCCGGGCCTGCCGCAACATACCGTCCAGGAAGGTGGGGGCGGCCACCAGCAGGGTCGGCCGCCACTGGCGGCATACGGCATCCAGACGGGCGCCTTCCGTGGGATTGGCGTGGAAGACCATCGGCACGCCGAAGCAAAGCGGCAGCACGATGTTGCCCGTGAGGCCCAGCGTATGGAAGGGCGGCAGCATGGCCAGCATGGCGTCGTGGCTGTCCAGGGCCAGGATGGCCGCCACGTCCCGGCAGTTGGCCAGGATGTTGTCATGGCTGAGCGGCACGCCCTTGGCTGCCGCCGACGAGCCCGAGGTGAACAGGATGGCCGCCGGCGGGGACAGCTTTCGGGGCACGGCGCAGCCTTCGAGCCCGGCCAGCGAGAGGAGCGCACGGCAGGCGGCCTCCAGCCGCAGACAGGGGGACAGGGAGGCTGCCGTATCTTCCAGCGGCAGCCATGCGGCCCCGGCCTCTCCGGCGGCTTCGCGCAGGCCGCTGCCTTCCAGACGATCCAGCAGGGCCCGGGCACTGAGGATATGCCGCACCCCGGCCAGACGCAGACAGTGGCCCAGATTGCGCGGCCCTGTGGTCCAGTTCAGCATGACCGGCGTCTGTCCGGCCAGCAGCACGGCCAGCCAGGCCACACAAGCCGCTGACGAGGCGGGCAGCATGATGCCCACCCGCTGTCCGCTGCCCAAACGGCGGCGCAGATGCAGGGAAAGGGCCACGGCCCGTATCCAGAACGCACGCGCCGTCAGTATCCGGCCGTTGTCGGCCAGCAGGGGGCGGGACGGGGCGCGCCGCAACTGCCGCAGCATGACCAGCGGCAGATTGGGAGCATCAGGCAGGCTGAGCGCCCGGGCGGGACGGGCCCGCACGGCATCCAGCCAGGGGGAGGGCTCTTCCGGCGCTTCCGCTGTGGCGGCCTCCGGCATCTGCCCGGCGGCCAGCAGCAGACAGTCCCCCACCGTTCGCAAGCCTTCCAGACTGGCGGGAGCGTGGCCAAAGCGCTCTTCCAGCCGCACGGCCAGTTCCGTCAGGGCCAGACTGTCCAGCCCCAGGTCAGTGTCCAGACGCAGGTCTTCCTTGAGGCTGCCCCACTCCGGGCCCAGAGGCGACGCTTCCGCCAGCAGGCGCAGCACGGCTTCCCTGTCGGCAGCGGCAAGCGGGGGCGGCGTGGCGGCCATCCGGGCCGATACAGCGCCTGTGCCCGCCCCGGACGGGACCTCGGCACGCCAGGGAAAAAGGATCTGCGGGCAGGCCTTTTCGCCGCCGTCGGCATCATAAAAAGACTCCAGCAGCGCATTGTACGGCCGGACGCCCTCCCCGGGCATGGGACGGCGGGACGGCAGAGCGCAGGTGATGCGCACCTCCCGCCGGGGCAGGAAGAACAGGCCGTGACAGAGCAGCGACACCAGCCCGCGCAGCAGGGCCCGGCCCAGCACGGGCTCGCCTGCGGCCCAGCTGAAGGACGAGCCCCAGAGGCCGCGCGTGCGCACGAGGACCAGACCGCAGTCGGGCACGGCCTGCAGCAGACGGTACGCGCCGCTGTTGCCGCCCAGATGGGTAGCGCCGTCCCGGCTCAGGCCGCCGGAGGGATACAAAAGGACGTTCTCGCCCCGGGCCAGCGCAGCGGCGCAGCTGTCCAGCGCTTCCCTCACTTGGTCACGGGCGGAGAGACCGTCACGGCGCAGATCCGGCAGGGAGATGCAGCCCGTCAGCGCGGCCACCGGCCGCAACCACGGGCGGCGTATCTGATGGCTGTCCGCCAGCGGCCGCAAATCGAAAGCGGCAAGATGCGTACACAGCAGGGCCGGGTCCATGAAGGCGGGATGGTTGGGCAGCACGAGCACGCCCCTGCCCCGCTCACGCGCCCGCGCCACTTCGGCCTGCAGGACATCCAGCCCTTCCAGACGGACACGGTAACGCAGGGAGAGCAAATAGCGGCCGCAGCCCAGCAGCATGCGGGAGAACAGGATACGGACACGCGAAGCGGCCCGGCGAGGCCCCCGGGGCCCGTCCGCCTTCGCCTCGTCGTCCCCCGCCCCACCGCTGCTGCCGCCATCGTCGCCATTAGGAAAAGCGGCCTTGAGGCGACGGGCAAAAAAGACGGCCCAGATCAGGGTAAGGCCGCCCAGCAGCATGTGGGCTACGGAAGGCGGCAGGAAGG contains these protein-coding regions:
- a CDS encoding MFS transporter, whose amino-acid sequence is MSRRFLRQTVSLGVSYTLGTFNDNFFKQAILLLAVSMGHTAVQAWGTVLFSLPFVLFSAWAGWLADRYPKCRLVLAAKALEVCAMLAGGWGLLQLHWSGMLAMLFCMGASATLFSPALNGSLPELFAREDVPRVNALFKLATTASILLGITLAGGALERQWLATEIPFGRWLVAAVAVGVAVLGLLSVFFIPYRPAAARKEDLPPFPWLGALDSARDLWRLRARQGIFWCLCGDVFFYTLSTLVLLEINAYGVAQLGLGPTMASLLPGGLMLGICAGAGLAARRARGDWRRSVPRACAGIGLLLAVAGGVPAAPEAFRFGLLFACYAAVGICGSLYIVPVSSQIQLLPAAEEKGRILGTSNFFSFSGMALAGPVYALLSFLPPSVAHMLLGGLTLIWAVFFARRLKAAFPNGDDGGSSGGAGDDEAKADGPRGPRRAASRVRILFSRMLLGCGRYLLSLRYRVRLEGLDVLQAEVARARERGRGVLVLPNHPAFMDPALLCTHLAAFDLRPLADSHQIRRPWLRPVAALTGCISLPDLRRDGLSARDQVREALDSCAAALARGENVLLYPSGGLSRDGATHLGGNSGAYRLLQAVPDCGLVLVRTRGLWGSSFSWAAGEPVLGRALLRGLVSLLCHGLFFLPRREVRITCALPSRRPMPGEGVRPYNALLESFYDADGGEKACPQILFPWRAEVPSGAGTGAVSARMAATPPPLAAADREAVLRLLAEASPLGPEWGSLKEDLRLDTDLGLDSLALTELAVRLEERFGHAPASLEGLRTVGDCLLLAAGQMPEAATAEAPEEPSPWLDAVRARPARALSLPDAPNLPLVMLRQLRRAPSRPLLADNGRILTARAFWIRAVALSLHLRRRLGSGQRVGIMLPASSAACVAWLAVLLAGQTPVMLNWTTGPRNLGHCLRLAGVRHILSARALLDRLEGSGLREAAGEAGAAWLPLEDTAASLSPCLRLEAACRALLSLAGLEGCAVPRKLSPPAAILFTSGSSAAAKGVPLSHDNILANCRDVAAILALDSHDAMLAMLPPFHTLGLTGNIVLPLCFGVPMVFHANPTEGARLDAVCRQWRPTLLVAAPTFLDGMLRQARPGDLASLRVAFVGAEACPQRLYDDFARLSGGGLLCEGYGVTECSPVISLNLPTDARTGTIGQPLPSVRTAIVSVQEPRQRLAAGETGLLLVRGPNVFGGYLGQGSDGGPASPFLHLDGEDWYCTGDLVRADSDGHMTFAGRRERFVKLGGEMISLPQMEAVLGRHFMAPAGQEGPVLAVDALEEEGQTVLVLFTTLPLEREEANAVLREEGLSALYMLRRVRRLAALPLLGSGKVDYRSLRALVMQEGQGV